The following DNA comes from Amycolatopsis solani.
GAGTGCGTGACCTTGAAGCTGGACGTCAGCGGCTCGGGCTCGGCCGCGATGAGCCGGTCGAACGTGCTCTCGGTCCAGTTGACGAACCCCTCCGGGGCCTTCTTCCGGACGATCTTCTTTTTCTTCTTCGGGTCGTCGCCCGCCTTCTCCAGCGCCTTGGCGTTCTCGACGACGTGGTCGGGCGCCTGCACGACGACGTAGCCGTCGGTGTCGTAGCCCGCGCGCCCGGCGCGGCCGGCGATCTGGTGGAACTCGCGCGCCTTGAGGTGGCGCTGGCGGACGCCGTCGTACTTGGTGAGCGCGGAGAAGACCACGGTCCGGATCGGCACGTTGATGCCGACGCCGAGGGTGTCGGTCCCGCAGATCACCTTGAGCAGCCCGGACTGGGCCAGCGTCTCGACCAGCCGGCGGTACTTCGGCAGCATCCCGGCGTGGTGCACGCCGATGCCGTGGCGGACCAGCCGCGAAAGCGTCTTCCCGAACCCGGCGGAGAAGCGGAAATCGCCGAGCAGGTCGGCGATCGCCTCCTTTTCCGCCTTGGTGGTGACGTTGATGCTCATCAGCGTCTGCGCCCGCTCGATGGCCGCGGCCTGCGAGAAGTGCACGACGTAGACCGGCGCCTGGCCGCCGTTGAGCAGCTCGGACATGGTCTCGTGCAACGGCGTCAGCGCGTAGCGGAAGGTCAGCGGCACCGGGCGCTGCGCCGACGTGACGACGGCGGTCGGCCTGCCGGTGCGGCGGGTGAGGTCCTTCTCGAAGAAGGACACGTCGCCCAGGGTCGCCGACATCAGGACGAACTGGGCGTTCGGCAGCTCCAGCAGCGGCACCTGCCACGCCCAGCCGCGGTCGGGCTCGGAGTAGAAGTGGAACTCGTCGGCGACGACCTGCCCGACCGGCGCGTCGGCACCGAACCGCAACGCGATGTTCGCCAGGATTTCGGCCGTGCAGCAGATGATCGGCGCGTCCGCGTTGACGCTGGAGTCGCCGGTCATCATCCCGACGTTGTCGGCGCCGAAGATCTCGATGAGCTGGAAGAACTTCTCCGAGACGAGGGCCTTGATGGGCGCGGTGTAGTAGCTGCGGCGGCCGTGGGCGAGCGCGGTGAAGTGCGCGCCGACGGCGACGAGGCTCTTCCCGGAGCCGGTCGGCGTCGAGAGGATGACGTTCGATCCGGAGACGACCTCCATCACCGCCTCCTCCTGCGCCGGGTACAGCTCGATGCCCCGTTCGGCCGTCCAGGTCGTGAACGCTTCGAAGAGGGCGTCGGGGTCGGGATCCGCAGGCAGGAGGTCTGTGAGAGTCATCAGGCGTCCATCGTGCCATCCGCTCGTCGCAAAGTCGGCAGGGGCGATCGCATCGCGGGTGGTAAACCCGTAGGCTTCGCGTTACCGCGCACCGACCGGGGGATACTTTCGGTCTCGCGCGCACACGGGCGGTACTCCGGAGGGCTTAGGAATGGCACAGGACATCATCCCGATCGAACTCGGGCTGCCGCAGGGCGACGTCGTCACCCTGTGGGCCCCGCGCTGGCGGGAGGACGGCGAGGAGTGGGAAGCGTTCCTCGGCGACGAGGACGACCTGTACGCCTTCCCGGACGCCGCTCACCTGGCCGCTTTCGTCCGCACGTCCGAGCGCCACGACCTGCTGGACCACCCGGCGTGGGACGCGGTGCCGTCGCTGAACGTGCCGGAGCTGATCCCGGACGAGGACCACACGTACGACCTCGTCGGCGTGCCGGAGCTCGTCGCCGAGGAGCCGGACGTCTGGCACATCGCCGAGCTGGCCGAGATCGTCGGCATCGTGCGGTCGCTCGCCGACGTCTGCGACCTCGAAGAGGTCCACGAGATCCTCGACTCGACCGAGGGCTTCTCGCTGCTCGACCAGGGCACCCTCCCGTTCACCGGGAGCGTCGGCGTCCAGGTGTGGAACGACCTGTCCGAGACGGTGTCGACGAAGTGGGACACCGTGCTCGACGCGATCGACGGCCTGGTGACCACGCCGGACGTCGACGAGAAGGTGCTGGAGCAGACCGCCGAGGAGCTCGCGGCGTTCCACGAGGAGTCCGCCGAGGCCGAAGCCGGCGCGGACGGCGAAGAGGACCTCGAGGCGCTGGACTCCGCCGACTCGGACGCCGACTCCGATGAGGACGACGAGGAAGAGGGCCCGGTCGGTTTCTGGGCCGAGGTCGGCATCGACCCGATCAAGATCATCACGTCCGGCGCGGAGTACTACACGCTGCGCTGCTACCTCGAGGACACCCCGGTGTTCCTCGGCAGCGAGGGCGAGATCGACGTGTTCACGTCGCCGAAGGCGCTGGCGCGGGCCCTGGCCGACGGCAAGGACCTGGCCGACACCGACCTCGCCGACGTGTCCACGTGGGACGAGGTGCTGGCGAAGGCCACGGCGGGCGAACTCGAGATCGAGGTCGACGCGGAGAACACGTACGTGCTGACCGGCCTCGACGCGGACATCGCGGAGGGCCCGGAGGCGATCGACCCGACGCAGCTGGAACTGGCGGTCGAGCTGATCACGGACGCGGCCGACTGGGCGGGCGACGAGAGCGTCGAGACGGCGCTGGCGTCGAACGAAAGCCTGGGCTGGCTGGTGTCGTTCGTCCTCCGCCCCGACCCCACGCGGCTCGAGCCGAGCGCGCCGTTCGACGCCGAGCAGAGCGCGTGGCAGAAGCTGGTGGAGACGTTCGAGAACCGCCTGACGGTGGCTTGAGTTTTCCCTTCGGAGGCCGCTTCCCCGCAAGTCGGGGAGGCGGCCTTCGTCGTGCGCGGGGCTGGGTGTCCGGCGGGTCCGGGGGGGGGGGGGGGGGGGGGGGGGGGGGGGGGCGGGGCGCCGGGGGGGGGGGGGGGGGCGGGGGGGGGGGGGGGGGCCGGGGCCGGGGGGGGGGGGGGGGGGGGGGGGGGGGGGGGGGGGGGGGGGGGGGGGGGGGGGGGGGGGGGGGGGGGGGGGGGGGGGGGGGGGGGGGGTGGGGGGGGGGGGGGGGGGGGGGGGGGGGGGGGGGGGGGGGGGGGGGGGGGGGGGGGGGGGGGGGTGGGGGGGGGGCGCCCCCCCCCCCCCCCCCCCCCCCCCCCCCCCCCCCCCCCCCCCCCCCCCCCCCCCCCGCTCGCCGCCCGGCCGGCCGCGTCGCCGCCCGGCCCGGCCCGGTCCGCCCGGGTGCGTCCACAGGCCGGGCCGGTTGTGGACAACCGCGGCCGCCGCGGGCGAAGCGGCCGGTTTTCGTCGGGGGCCGCCGATACGCTGGAGACGGGGGGCGCCCCCGCGGGGCGGGGTCAGTCGCGCGTGTGTTCCGCGCGGACCGGGACCACCGCCACCGCCAGGGCCGGGAAGATCGCCGCCACGCAGAACGCCAGTGCGTAGCGGCTGTCGCCGATCACCAGGCCCAGCAGCGGCGGGGTCAGCGAAGCCGCGATGTTCTGGCCCGTGTTCTGCGTGCCCATCGCGCGGCCCGACCAGGCCAGGCCCGCCAGCTCGGCCGACGCCGTGAAGCCGAGGCCGTTGTCAGCCACCGTGATGATCCCCGCCAGCGCCAGGGCCGCCAGCACCAGCCAAGGCCACGTCACGTCCCCCAACGCCACCAGCAGCATCACGAAGCAGCTCAGCACCGCCAGCTGCCGCATCGGGCGCAGGCGGCTGCCGGCGCGGTCGGACCACCAGCCCGAGCCGAGGCGTCCCAGCGCGCCCAGCACCTGGACCACCGCCAGGTACCAGCCCGCCGACAGCGGGCTCCAGTGCTGCACCGCCACCAGGTACACCGGCGCGAACGCCGACACCGCGAACTGCGGCACCACCAGCAACGCGCTCGCGCCGTGCACCCGCCACAACGTCGCGTGCCGGTACGGCGAGGGCGGTTTGGCACCGCCGGGAGCGGCGGGCGGCCGGGGCGGGTCCGTCACCAGCCACGCCACCAGCAGCGCCACGGCGATCGCCAGCCCGGCCGGCAGCAGCACGGCCGCGCGGAACCCGAAGTGCGCGGCCAGCGGCGGCAGCCCCAGCGCCGCGACGCCGACGCCGAGCGGCTGGGCCGTCTGGCGGATCCCCATCGCGACGCCGCGCTCGGACTTCGCGAACCAGCCCATCACCACGCGGCCGCTCGCCGCGTTCACCGAGGCCGTGCACGCGCCGGCCGCCAGAAACACCCCAAAGAGGAGCCCGACCGAGTGATCACCGATGCCGGCGTACACCAGGAGTAACCCCGAGGCCCCCAGTCCCAGGGCCATGATGAGGCGCTCTCCGTAACGGTCCGCAGCCGCGCCCCACACG
Coding sequences within:
- a CDS encoding MFS transporter, which encodes MAQVADGSAERVRTSSRRWLILALGVAAQTASCSFLYGIPFLVPVMRDAEGLTLAQAGTVVAAPSIGLLFTLIVWGAAADRYGERLIMALGLGASGLLLVYAGIGDHSVGLLFGVFLAAGACTASVNAASGRVVMGWFAKSERGVAMGIRQTAQPLGVGVAALGLPPLAAHFGFRAAVLLPAGLAIAVALLVAWLVTDPPRPPAAPGGAKPPSPYRHATLWRVHGASALLVVPQFAVSAFAPVYLVAVQHWSPLSAGWYLAVVQVLGALGRLGSGWWSDRAGSRLRPMRQLAVLSCFVMLLVALGDVTWPWLVLAALALAGIITVADNGLGFTASAELAGLAWSGRAMGTQNTGQNIAASLTPPLLGLVIGDSRYALAFCVAAIFPALAVAVVPVRAEHTRD
- a CDS encoding primosomal protein, which codes for MAQDIIPIELGLPQGDVVTLWAPRWREDGEEWEAFLGDEDDLYAFPDAAHLAAFVRTSERHDLLDHPAWDAVPSLNVPELIPDEDHTYDLVGVPELVAEEPDVWHIAELAEIVGIVRSLADVCDLEEVHEILDSTEGFSLLDQGTLPFTGSVGVQVWNDLSETVSTKWDTVLDAIDGLVTTPDVDEKVLEQTAEELAAFHEESAEAEAGADGEEDLEALDSADSDADSDEDDEEEGPVGFWAEVGIDPIKIITSGAEYYTLRCYLEDTPVFLGSEGEIDVFTSPKALARALADGKDLADTDLADVSTWDEVLAKATAGELEIEVDAENTYVLTGLDADIAEGPEAIDPTQLELAVELITDAADWAGDESVETALASNESLGWLVSFVLRPDPTRLEPSAPFDAEQSAWQKLVETFENRLTVA
- a CDS encoding DEAD/DEAH box helicase, which codes for MTLTDLLPADPDPDALFEAFTTWTAERGIELYPAQEEAVMEVVSGSNVILSTPTGSGKSLVAVGAHFTALAHGRRSYYTAPIKALVSEKFFQLIEIFGADNVGMMTGDSSVNADAPIICCTAEILANIALRFGADAPVGQVVADEFHFYSEPDRGWAWQVPLLELPNAQFVLMSATLGDVSFFEKDLTRRTGRPTAVVTSAQRPVPLTFRYALTPLHETMSELLNGGQAPVYVVHFSQAAAIERAQTLMSINVTTKAEKEAIADLLGDFRFSAGFGKTLSRLVRHGIGVHHAGMLPKYRRLVETLAQSGLLKVICGTDTLGVGINVPIRTVVFSALTKYDGVRQRHLKAREFHQIAGRAGRAGYDTDGYVVVQAPDHVVENAKALEKAGDDPKKKKKIVRKKAPEGFVNWTESTFDRLIAAEPEPLTSSFKVTHSMLLNVISRPGNAFESMRHLLEDNHEDRASQRKLILRAIAIYRALLAAGVVERLPEPDEQGRIIRLTVDLQFDFALNQPLSPFALAAIDLFDLESPSYPLDVVSTVESTVDNPRPVLSQQQFKARGEAVNAMKAEGIEYDERMELLENITYPKPLEELLQGAFHSYRQGHPWVDDYELSPKSVVRDMYERAMNFVEYIGFYQLARSEGLVLRYLADVYDALRHTVPDEAKTEPLQDLIEWLGELVRQVDSSLLDEWEALRHPDEEGPVSTRPPSEPPAVTRNERAFRVLVRNELFRRVELFARRAWFPLGELDAASGWDADAWQEAIEDYFEEYDSLGTGPDARGPALLLIEQLPDVWKVRQIFDDPAGDHDWGISAEVDLAASDEAGAAVLRVTDVGAH